Proteins found in one Desulfosoma sp. genomic segment:
- the tatA gene encoding twin-arginine translocase TatA/TatE family subunit: MIGGIGMPELLVILVIVLIIFGAGKLPEIGAGLGKGIRNFKKATQEEPEITEKKTEKIEASTGGSEKPSS, encoded by the coding sequence ATGATTGGTGGCATCGGCATGCCCGAATTGTTGGTCATTTTGGTGATCGTGCTCATTATCTTTGGAGCCGGAAAACTGCCTGAAATCGGTGCCGGACTCGGCAAGGGCATACGAAACTTCAAGAAAGCGACTCAGGAAGAACCTGAAATTACGGAAAAGAAAACGGAAAAGATCGAAGCTTCCACCGGCGGGTCTGAAAAACCCAGCAGCTGA
- a CDS encoding single-stranded DNA-binding protein, whose product MARTLNKVILIGRLGGDPDVRYSQTGLPVVRFSLATNERVPVGEGNWEDRTEWHRIVVFGKLAENCSNYLSKGRLVYVEGRLRTNQWEDAQGTRRSTTEIHATDVGFLDSGREASVQAETSQEVFRRGPAPALKPEETFPDSLPEMPEPRNKGDDFPF is encoded by the coding sequence ATGGCACGGACATTGAACAAAGTCATCCTGATCGGGCGCTTGGGTGGCGATCCGGACGTGCGTTACAGCCAGACGGGTTTGCCGGTGGTGCGTTTCAGTCTGGCAACCAATGAAAGAGTTCCTGTAGGCGAAGGCAATTGGGAAGATCGCACCGAGTGGCATCGCATTGTGGTGTTCGGCAAGTTGGCCGAAAACTGTTCCAATTACCTTTCCAAAGGTCGATTGGTGTATGTGGAGGGGCGTCTTCGCACCAATCAATGGGAAGATGCGCAGGGTACGCGAAGGTCCACAACGGAAATTCATGCGACGGATGTGGGATTTCTGGACAGCGGACGAGAGGCTTCGGTTCAGGCTGAAACCAGCCAGGAGGTTTTTCGACGAGGTCCCGCCCCGGCTCTAAAGCCCGAAGAAACTTTTCCGGATTCTCTTCCGGAAATGCCTGAACCTCGCAACAAAGGGGATGATTTTCCTTTTTAA
- a CDS encoding excinuclease ABC subunit UvrA, with amino-acid sequence MQKTFEKASREWIRIRGARQNNLQDLDVDIPKQAFVVVTGVSGSGKSTLLFDVLHAETQRRYFSTFLPSSSMALVPAFRWEKPEVDSIEGLSPTIALEQGRFPAHPRSTVGTFTDIYDLLRLLFTRLGTPTCPTCRLPIRSYTIGQMAEQLLQSPEGSRVMILAPLEPVPERKLSGVLTSLKMDGFLRIRWENQVYSLDPLPVLPRRPQYFLELVVDRLSLKPDALGRLSGSLELAARHGQGTVKALLETGESFTFSQIPVCPQCGYRAEAPSMALFSFFHPKGMCPRCEGTGLERTLKANKSSKQEGEEQTWTEGIPCAACEGMRLNKQALSIIVGEQSIGAVNAMTLKELSAWLTQLDFHSHEKEILTRIRQEILPRLNALQNLGLGYLSLDRSMASLSSGETQRLRLAQQLTAPFSGTVYIFDEPSVGLHPQDRNRLRGVLRDLRHLGNTVLVVEHDLDTLRKADYVLELGPGAGPAGGRLVFEGTPEELVQCAHSTTAPYLRRIPGTEGPRPLSRKHFFHFLEIHGAKGHNLKNIKARFPLRALTCVTGVSGSGKSSLVIQTLYPALLRALRKTDAPSLPFENLTGWEMIHHVHVMDQSPVGRLPKSIPATYCGVFDPLRALFAGLPEAKARGYSAERFSFNNPGGRCEFCRGDGRLRVEMLFLPDFYVTCPYCDGSRYEPNTLSVRFKGLSMADVLRLTVSEALDVFRHLPAISRKLSVLEEVGLGYLQLGQPSYTLSGGESQRMKLARALARSSAKPSLYLLDEPTTGLHPQDVERLVNLLQRLVSKGHTVIVIEHNLQFVRSADYLLDLGPGAGPDGGWIVAEGPLEEVLTRFDTPTIKALRASSF; translated from the coding sequence ATGCAAAAGACCTTCGAAAAGGCATCTCGTGAATGGATTCGCATTCGAGGAGCCCGGCAAAACAATTTGCAAGACCTTGATGTGGATATTCCCAAACAGGCCTTTGTGGTGGTCACAGGGGTAAGCGGTTCCGGAAAGTCGACGCTCCTTTTCGATGTGCTGCACGCCGAGACGCAACGACGCTATTTCAGCACTTTTTTGCCTTCTTCCAGCATGGCTCTTGTGCCTGCCTTTCGGTGGGAAAAGCCTGAGGTGGACTCCATTGAAGGCCTGAGTCCCACCATCGCATTGGAGCAGGGCCGTTTTCCCGCTCATCCTCGGTCCACCGTAGGGACCTTCACGGACATTTACGATCTTCTGAGGCTGCTTTTTACAAGACTGGGGACACCTACATGCCCTACCTGTCGTCTTCCCATTCGATCCTACACCATTGGGCAGATGGCTGAGCAGCTTTTGCAAAGTCCTGAAGGTTCCCGAGTGATGATTCTGGCTCCCTTGGAACCGGTTCCTGAAAGAAAGCTTTCCGGCGTTTTGACTTCTTTGAAAATGGACGGCTTTTTACGCATTCGCTGGGAAAACCAGGTTTATTCCCTGGATCCCTTGCCGGTTCTTCCTAGGCGTCCTCAGTATTTTCTGGAACTGGTCGTGGATCGTCTGAGCCTGAAACCTGATGCTCTGGGACGCCTTTCTGGTTCCCTGGAACTGGCCGCACGACACGGCCAAGGCACCGTCAAGGCCTTGCTGGAGACAGGGGAAAGCTTCACTTTTTCCCAGATTCCCGTTTGCCCTCAGTGTGGCTATCGCGCCGAGGCGCCTTCGATGGCCTTGTTCTCCTTTTTTCATCCGAAAGGGATGTGTCCGCGGTGTGAAGGCACGGGACTAGAGCGAACCCTAAAAGCCAACAAGAGCTCGAAGCAGGAGGGAGAGGAACAGACTTGGACAGAGGGAATTCCCTGCGCGGCATGTGAGGGTATGCGTCTCAACAAGCAGGCCCTCTCGATCATCGTTGGGGAACAATCCATTGGAGCCGTCAATGCCATGACGCTTAAGGAATTGAGTGCCTGGCTTACGCAGCTGGATTTTCATTCCCATGAAAAGGAAATCCTGACAAGAATCCGCCAGGAAATTCTCCCTCGACTGAACGCCTTACAAAACCTCGGCCTCGGCTACCTCAGCCTCGACCGATCTATGGCCTCCCTTTCTTCCGGCGAAACCCAACGCCTTCGATTGGCTCAGCAGCTGACAGCACCTTTTTCAGGCACCGTCTACATCTTTGACGAGCCCAGTGTGGGGCTTCATCCCCAGGATAGAAACCGATTGAGGGGGGTGCTTCGAGACCTTCGGCACCTTGGAAACACGGTCCTTGTGGTGGAACACGACCTGGATACTTTGCGCAAGGCGGATTATGTTCTCGAATTAGGTCCTGGAGCAGGACCCGCGGGTGGACGTCTCGTTTTTGAAGGCACTCCCGAAGAATTGGTCCAATGCGCGCACTCGACCACAGCCCCGTATCTTCGCCGAATTCCCGGAACCGAGGGGCCGCGACCCCTTTCCAGGAAACACTTTTTTCACTTTCTGGAAATTCACGGCGCTAAGGGGCACAACTTGAAAAACATCAAAGCCCGTTTCCCGCTCAGGGCCCTAACCTGTGTGACGGGGGTTTCCGGGTCGGGAAAGAGTTCTCTGGTGATCCAAACCCTCTATCCAGCTTTGCTTCGAGCCTTGCGAAAAACCGACGCTCCGTCTTTGCCTTTCGAAAACCTTACGGGTTGGGAGATGATTCATCACGTCCATGTCATGGATCAGTCTCCCGTGGGGCGTCTTCCCAAGTCCATTCCCGCTACCTACTGCGGCGTCTTCGATCCGCTGCGTGCCCTTTTTGCCGGGCTGCCGGAAGCGAAGGCTCGAGGCTATTCGGCAGAAAGATTTTCCTTTAACAATCCAGGTGGGCGCTGTGAGTTCTGTCGAGGGGATGGACGTTTGCGCGTGGAGATGCTCTTTCTTCCCGATTTTTACGTGACATGCCCCTATTGCGACGGTTCTCGTTACGAACCCAACACTTTGTCCGTTCGATTCAAGGGCCTGTCCATGGCGGATGTACTGCGATTAACCGTTTCGGAAGCCCTGGATGTGTTTCGACATCTGCCCGCCATCTCCCGAAAACTTTCGGTCCTGGAAGAGGTGGGGCTCGGTTATCTTCAGCTCGGCCAGCCAAGCTACACGCTTTCCGGAGGCGAATCCCAGCGCATGAAACTGGCCAGGGCACTGGCTCGTTCCTCGGCCAAGCCATCCCTTTATCTTCTGGATGAACCCACAACAGGGTTGCACCCTCAAGACGTGGAACGCCTTGTCAACCTTCTTCAGCGGCTGGTGTCTAAAGGGCATACCGTGATCGTTATTGAACACAATCTTCAATTTGTGCGATCGGCCGACTATCTGTTGGACTTGGGACCCGGAGCCGGGCCTGATGGAGGATGGATCGTAGCCGAAGGGCCTCTGGAAGAAGTCCTCACCCGCTTCGACACCCCAACCATAAAAGCTTTGCGCGCTTCATCTTTCTAA
- a CDS encoding DNA translocase FtsK, giving the protein MERKKHEAWALAVLTVSILIAASLVSYQSTDPTFFGSSPSGRPTMNRVGVLGAHVSWLLFFLVGIVAYVVPVLGVWWSWRLLRGLPVFAYGRMQLPGLFLMLWAAMSLAAFSGPTISIFGHEIPAGGTLGSLSASFLAARLNSLGAYVLLGGVFLMGTVMATPFTLRSLGRMLLVVPRAILSVLTKALTSRPATRSTARIEKPTVEPKTQPSARRPKSSAVSERKVKDAAEMGSFMPIADEAPKASTQDKSFIPSSRISPNLPLPPVDLLDFYAEEEASPNPELLQQKARTLEEKLADFGVQGQVVGINPGPVITMYEYSPAPGIKISRIVGLADDLSMALKAASVRVVAPIPGKAAIGIEIPNEKRAMVSLRSIIESKAFAASTSPLTIALGKDITGNPVITQLTRMPHLLIAGATGTGKSVCINAILLSLLYRNTPESLRFLLIDPKRIELSTYENIPHLLHPVVTEPKMATRALRWAVQEMELRYKLLADKNVRNIESYNRVLSKEDSRKSPQTSPRETANGTVLDHHTLPYIVLIIDELADLMMVASREVEESITRLAQMARAAGIHLILATQRPSVDVLTGIIKANIPTRISFQVSSKVDSRTVLDTNGAETLLGAGDMLFLPPGTGKLQRIQGAFVSDAEVQRVTDFWRERQPETDPIAGRVSFAEKENVSETADEDMDEKYQEAVRLVVETRQASISMIQRRLRIGYNRAARMIEIMEQQGIVSPSDGSKPREVLVSKDSLNS; this is encoded by the coding sequence GTGGAACGCAAGAAACACGAAGCTTGGGCCCTGGCCGTGCTCACGGTCAGCATTCTCATCGCTGCAAGCCTTGTTTCTTATCAGAGCACCGATCCCACCTTTTTTGGGTCTTCGCCCTCGGGACGCCCCACCATGAACCGGGTGGGTGTGCTGGGCGCTCATGTCTCCTGGCTTTTGTTCTTTCTGGTCGGCATCGTGGCCTATGTCGTACCTGTTCTAGGTGTGTGGTGGAGCTGGCGCCTGCTTCGAGGTCTTCCCGTCTTCGCCTACGGCCGTATGCAACTTCCAGGTCTGTTTTTGATGCTCTGGGCCGCCATGAGCCTGGCGGCCTTTTCAGGCCCCACAATATCGATTTTCGGTCACGAGATTCCAGCAGGTGGAACACTGGGAAGTCTTTCGGCTTCCTTTTTGGCCGCACGATTAAACAGCCTGGGAGCCTACGTTCTTTTAGGAGGTGTTTTTCTCATGGGGACGGTTATGGCCACGCCCTTCACTTTAAGATCTTTAGGCCGAATGCTGCTGGTCGTTCCCCGCGCCATTTTGTCTGTGCTTACCAAGGCGTTAACGTCTCGTCCCGCCACCCGTTCAACTGCAAGGATCGAAAAGCCCACGGTAGAGCCTAAGACGCAGCCCTCGGCGCGTCGCCCTAAATCTTCGGCTGTTTCAGAACGCAAAGTCAAGGATGCGGCTGAAATGGGCAGCTTCATGCCCATCGCCGATGAAGCGCCAAAGGCATCGACTCAGGACAAGTCTTTCATCCCGTCGTCTCGAATCAGCCCAAATCTTCCTTTGCCTCCTGTAGATCTCCTAGATTTTTACGCAGAGGAAGAAGCCTCCCCGAATCCCGAACTCTTGCAGCAAAAGGCGCGTACCCTGGAAGAAAAGCTGGCGGATTTCGGTGTTCAAGGCCAGGTGGTGGGCATCAATCCGGGACCGGTCATCACCATGTATGAATACAGCCCGGCACCAGGAATCAAGATCAGCCGCATTGTGGGACTGGCCGATGACCTGTCCATGGCTCTCAAAGCCGCCAGTGTTCGCGTGGTGGCCCCGATCCCTGGTAAGGCCGCCATCGGCATTGAAATTCCCAATGAAAAAAGAGCCATGGTGTCTTTGCGTTCCATTATTGAATCCAAGGCCTTCGCCGCCTCCACGTCTCCCTTGACCATCGCCTTGGGCAAGGACATCACCGGAAACCCAGTGATCACCCAATTGACCCGTATGCCTCATCTGCTCATCGCCGGAGCCACCGGCACAGGAAAGTCCGTCTGCATCAATGCGATTCTGCTGAGCCTTCTTTATCGCAACACACCAGAGAGCTTGAGATTTCTCTTGATCGATCCTAAACGGATTGAATTGAGCACCTACGAAAACATTCCGCACCTGCTTCATCCTGTGGTCACGGAACCTAAGATGGCAACGCGAGCCCTACGTTGGGCCGTTCAAGAAATGGAACTGCGCTATAAACTTTTGGCCGACAAGAACGTGCGCAACATCGAATCCTACAATCGCGTTCTCAGCAAAGAAGATTCCCGCAAATCCCCGCAAACGTCTCCTCGAGAAACAGCCAACGGCACGGTCTTGGATCATCACACCTTGCCCTATATCGTGCTCATCATCGATGAACTGGCGGACCTTATGATGGTTGCTTCCCGAGAAGTGGAAGAATCTATCACGCGATTGGCCCAGATGGCTCGAGCGGCAGGCATTCACCTGATACTGGCCACCCAAAGGCCATCGGTGGATGTTCTAACCGGGATCATCAAAGCCAATATTCCCACGCGTATCTCCTTTCAGGTGTCGTCCAAAGTGGATTCTCGGACCGTCTTGGACACCAATGGCGCAGAAACTCTGCTGGGCGCAGGCGACATGCTGTTCCTGCCTCCGGGCACAGGAAAACTGCAGCGCATTCAAGGGGCTTTTGTCTCAGATGCAGAAGTGCAACGTGTCACCGATTTTTGGCGGGAACGCCAACCCGAGACGGATCCGATTGCAGGAAGAGTTTCTTTTGCGGAGAAGGAAAATGTCTCCGAAACAGCCGATGAGGACATGGATGAAAAGTATCAAGAAGCCGTTCGCCTTGTGGTGGAAACACGTCAAGCTTCCATTTCCATGATTCAAAGGCGGCTGCGCATCGGGTACAACAGAGCTGCGCGCATGATTGAAATCATGGAACAACAGGGCATCGTGAGCCCTTCCGATGGAAGCAAACCTCGAGAGGTTCTGGTTTCCAAGGACTCTTTGAACTCATAA
- the pdxA gene encoding 4-hydroxythreonine-4-phosphate dehydrogenase PdxA, with protein MGGRTESYRPIVAVTMGDPSGVGPEVIVKALQHPWVQERCLPVIIGDVTALQRAMDLVRAELPFKVIREVGHITQDKQPEDVYILCRTPLSIRDIPYGNPSAAACRETIGFIRTAVHLALNGVVDAVVTGPIHKDVLQRQGFSFPGHTEFLQHLTGASHVVMMLAGPKLKVALATIHCALRDVPKRITQENLFHTLEVLTSSLKRDFGIACPKVAVSGLNPHAGEAGRFGREELDVIAPAVNQFRHSHPSCDVSGPYPPDTVFFRAFQGEFDAVLALYHDQGLIPLKLVHFYEATNVTLGLPIVRTSVDHGTGYDIAGKGIAHCGSLLYAMQTAVTMVRHRKS; from the coding sequence ATGGGTGGAAGAACCGAGTCGTATCGGCCCATTGTTGCCGTTACCATGGGAGATCCTTCCGGGGTAGGGCCGGAAGTGATCGTCAAGGCTCTGCAACACCCATGGGTTCAGGAAAGATGTCTGCCTGTGATTATCGGGGATGTGACGGCACTTCAAAGGGCCATGGATCTTGTTAGAGCCGAGCTTCCTTTTAAGGTGATTCGCGAAGTTGGTCACATCACCCAAGACAAGCAGCCCGAAGATGTTTACATCCTGTGCCGAACGCCACTGTCCATTAGGGACATACCTTACGGCAACCCCTCAGCGGCGGCTTGCCGCGAAACCATCGGTTTCATTCGTACCGCCGTGCATCTGGCGCTGAACGGCGTCGTGGATGCCGTGGTCACAGGTCCTATTCATAAAGATGTCCTCCAGCGACAGGGATTTTCCTTTCCCGGGCATACGGAATTTCTTCAGCATCTTACGGGGGCTTCGCACGTAGTCATGATGCTTGCAGGCCCGAAACTGAAGGTGGCTCTAGCCACCATTCACTGTGCCTTGCGCGATGTTCCAAAACGCATCACACAGGAAAATCTTTTCCACACCCTGGAAGTCCTTACAAGTTCGCTCAAAAGGGATTTCGGTATTGCATGTCCCAAAGTGGCCGTCTCGGGTCTGAACCCGCACGCAGGAGAAGCGGGTCGGTTCGGGCGCGAGGAACTGGACGTCATCGCTCCAGCGGTGAACCAGTTTCGCCACTCCCATCCTTCATGCGACGTTTCGGGCCCTTACCCCCCTGACACGGTTTTTTTTCGAGCCTTTCAAGGTGAATTTGATGCGGTCTTGGCCTTGTACCATGACCAAGGGCTTATCCCTTTGAAACTGGTGCACTTCTACGAAGCCACCAATGTGACCTTGGGGCTTCCCATCGTAAGAACTTCCGTGGATCACGGCACGGGGTATGACATCGCCGGAAAAGGCATCGCCCACTGCGGAAGCCTTCTTTATGCCATGCAGACCGCCGTGACCATGGTTCGCCACCGAAAAAGCTGA
- a CDS encoding lysophospholipid acyltransferase family protein, which translates to MRWVRTATFYAMLLVSTVVLGLAAIGIVLLTRRSDWAHLCGRLWGNLNLWAAGVTVEVHGQEHLDPQKPVVYAANHQSWFDIFAILGKLPVQFRWLAKEELFRIPIFGHAMRLIGYVPIDRSDRKKAFQSLEEASRRVREGTSIVIFPEGTRSRDGVLQPFKKGGIILAIQSGQPIVPIALSGSYKILPKGARLVRPGRLRMTICEPIETAKMTMEDRDRVIEKVREAIRRHLTEREGGNLNAESPAVQVRSAAL; encoded by the coding sequence ATGAGGTGGGTTAGAACCGCCACATTTTATGCCATGCTTCTGGTCTCCACCGTCGTTTTGGGTCTTGCAGCCATTGGCATCGTGTTGCTGACCCGCCGCAGTGATTGGGCCCATTTGTGCGGCCGCCTCTGGGGTAATCTTAATTTATGGGCGGCTGGCGTGACTGTGGAGGTCCACGGCCAGGAACATCTGGATCCTCAAAAACCCGTGGTCTATGCCGCCAATCATCAGAGTTGGTTCGACATCTTTGCCATACTCGGCAAATTGCCGGTTCAGTTTCGATGGCTGGCCAAGGAAGAACTCTTTCGTATACCCATCTTTGGCCATGCCATGCGTCTCATCGGCTACGTGCCCATCGATCGATCCGACCGCAAAAAGGCTTTTCAAAGCTTGGAGGAAGCCTCCCGTCGAGTTCGAGAAGGAACCTCCATCGTCATCTTTCCAGAAGGCACTCGAAGCCGCGACGGTGTTCTTCAACCCTTCAAGAAAGGGGGTATCATTTTGGCCATTCAGTCCGGGCAACCCATAGTGCCCATTGCCTTGAGCGGGTCCTATAAGATTTTACCTAAAGGAGCCCGCCTGGTTCGACCCGGGCGTCTTCGCATGACCATTTGCGAACCTATCGAGACGGCCAAGATGACCATGGAGGACCGGGATCGAGTGATTGAAAAGGTTCGCGAAGCCATTCGGCGCCACCTCACTGAAAGGGAAGGAGGGAACCTGAACGCCGAGTCCCCAGCCGTGCAGGTTCGCTCTGCAGCTCTATGA
- the nadA gene encoding quinolinate synthase NadA: MSLNNPLVQEILALKKERNAILLAHNYQPGVIQDIADLTGDSLELSRKAQETDADVIVFCGVHFMAETAAILNPEKIVLLPNPSAGCAMADMITAEDVRRIRQEFPEVPIVTYVNSTAEVKAESTICCTSANVTRVVASFSQEKALYFVPDQNLALYAARYTDKTIHFWKGYCPVHHRLTASMVQEAKAAHPEALFLAHPECRPEVLDLADEITSTSGMLRYVRQSSHDTFLIGTETGILHPMRRDNPTKTFYPVSSHMVCPDMKKTSLDDILRSLKTLSPQVRVPEDIRVKALQAVERMLLI, translated from the coding sequence ATGTCCTTGAATAATCCTTTGGTTCAAGAGATTTTGGCCTTGAAAAAGGAAAGAAACGCCATCCTTTTGGCGCACAATTATCAGCCCGGCGTCATTCAGGACATTGCCGACCTTACCGGGGACTCCCTGGAACTGAGTCGCAAAGCTCAGGAAACGGATGCCGACGTCATCGTTTTTTGCGGGGTGCATTTCATGGCGGAAACAGCCGCCATTCTCAACCCCGAAAAAATTGTTTTGCTCCCTAACCCGTCAGCCGGCTGTGCCATGGCGGACATGATTACGGCAGAGGATGTACGCCGAATTCGGCAAGAGTTTCCCGAAGTCCCCATTGTGACCTATGTCAATTCAACGGCGGAAGTGAAGGCAGAGAGCACGATCTGCTGCACGTCGGCCAATGTCACGCGCGTGGTGGCTTCCTTTTCCCAAGAAAAAGCCTTGTATTTCGTTCCCGACCAAAATTTGGCTCTTTATGCCGCCCGGTATACCGACAAGACGATCCATTTCTGGAAAGGCTACTGCCCTGTGCATCATCGGTTAACGGCCTCCATGGTTCAAGAGGCCAAAGCCGCCCACCCGGAGGCGCTCTTTCTCGCGCACCCGGAATGCCGGCCGGAAGTGCTGGATCTGGCCGATGAAATCACAAGCACATCAGGCATGTTACGTTATGTTCGCCAAAGTTCTCATGACACCTTTCTCATCGGCACAGAAACGGGTATTTTGCACCCTATGCGGCGGGATAACCCGACCAAAACCTTTTACCCCGTCTCCTCCCACATGGTATGTCCGGATATGAAAAAAACGTCCCTTGATGACATTCTTCGTAGCCTGAAAACTCTAAGCCCCCAGGTCCGTGTCCCGGAAGACATTCGTGTGAAAGCCCTGCAGGCCGTCGAACGCATGCTGCTCATTTGA
- a CDS encoding ribonuclease J — protein sequence MNHSEKPALRLIPLGGCGEIGLNMMVIEYGETIVVVDAGLMFPEEEMLGIDIVIPDFSYLRQNKDKVRALVVTHGHEDHIGAIPFFIREFPVPIYGTALTLALVEEKLREHRLLDRTVLHRTQAREKIDLGPLRIEFIQVCHSIPDGVGLAVESPEGIIVHSGDFKIDHTPLDGRRFDTARFAAYGERGVLALLSDSTNVEKEGYTLSERDIGHTFREIFRECSGRIIVAVFASNIHRIQQVLDLAAEFGRKVFFSGKSMVANVRIASQLGYLHFDPDLETTLVELQHLPDNKVLMLTTGSQGEPMSALTRMAFNVHKKLSIKPGDTVVFSSKFIPGNERAIHNIINHLYRHGAQVIYDQVKEIHVSGHAYREELKTMINLVRPSYFIPIHGEYRHLVQHKQLAQRLGILEDHCLVVENGDVVSFKEGAASVHKRIETGRVFVDGKGVGDVCDLVLRDRKHLSEDGMVLVSLVISKETREILSGPEVVSRGFILEETKPEILDSARCLILDVLERFQAEGEMMDCGDFQLEIRRELKKFFQKVLERRPFIHPMVVEV from the coding sequence ATGAATCATTCCGAAAAACCAGCTTTACGCCTGATTCCTCTCGGAGGCTGTGGTGAAATCGGCCTTAATATGATGGTGATCGAATACGGCGAAACCATTGTGGTGGTGGATGCCGGCCTGATGTTTCCCGAAGAGGAAATGTTAGGGATCGACATTGTTATTCCCGATTTTTCGTACCTTCGTCAAAACAAGGATAAGGTTCGCGCTTTGGTGGTCACTCATGGGCATGAGGATCATATCGGGGCGATACCTTTCTTCATTCGTGAATTTCCCGTTCCCATTTACGGTACAGCGCTCACGCTTGCTCTAGTAGAAGAAAAACTTCGAGAACACAGACTGCTGGACCGCACGGTGCTGCATCGCACTCAAGCGCGGGAAAAGATAGACTTGGGGCCTTTACGCATTGAGTTTATTCAGGTCTGTCACAGCATTCCAGACGGTGTGGGCTTGGCTGTGGAAAGTCCTGAGGGTATCATCGTTCATTCCGGGGATTTCAAGATCGACCATACGCCTCTGGACGGCAGAAGGTTTGATACGGCCCGATTTGCCGCCTATGGAGAACGAGGTGTTCTGGCCCTTCTTTCGGATTCCACCAATGTGGAAAAAGAAGGTTACACCCTGTCAGAAAGGGACATCGGGCACACTTTTCGAGAAATTTTCAGGGAATGTTCCGGTCGCATCATCGTGGCGGTTTTTGCCAGTAACATTCATCGAATTCAGCAGGTGCTGGATCTGGCGGCGGAATTCGGCCGAAAGGTTTTTTTCAGCGGCAAGTCCATGGTCGCCAATGTGCGCATCGCTTCCCAGTTGGGCTACCTCCATTTTGATCCGGACCTTGAAACCACTCTGGTGGAACTGCAGCATCTGCCCGACAACAAGGTGCTCATGCTGACCACCGGCAGTCAGGGAGAACCCATGAGCGCCCTGACCCGCATGGCTTTCAACGTGCACAAGAAATTGTCCATCAAGCCGGGAGACACCGTGGTTTTTTCCTCCAAGTTCATCCCGGGAAACGAACGAGCCATTCACAACATCATCAATCATCTGTACCGTCACGGGGCTCAAGTCATTTACGATCAGGTTAAGGAAATTCACGTCTCAGGACATGCCTACCGTGAAGAACTCAAGACCATGATCAATCTGGTGCGGCCCAGTTATTTCATTCCGATCCACGGGGAATATCGCCACCTGGTGCAGCACAAACAACTGGCCCAAAGATTGGGGATTTTGGAGGATCACTGTCTGGTGGTGGAAAACGGGGACGTTGTTTCCTTTAAAGAAGGTGCCGCTTCAGTCCACAAGCGCATTGAAACGGGAAGGGTTTTTGTGGACGGTAAAGGTGTCGGCGATGTCTGCGACTTGGTGCTTCGAGACCGAAAACACCTTTCGGAGGACGGCATGGTCCTGGTCTCTTTGGTGATCAGCAAAGAGACTCGCGAGATTCTCAGTGGTCCGGAAGTGGTCAGTCGCGGATTTATTCTGGAAGAGACAAAACCAGAGATTCTCGACAGCGCACGCTGCCTCATTTTGGACGTTCTCGAGCGGTTTCAGGCCGAGGGAGAGATGATGGACTGCGGAGATTTTCAATTGGAGATTCGGCGGGAGCTTAAAAAATTCTTTCAAAAGGTTCTGGAAAGGCGACCGTTCATCCATCCCATGGTGGTGGAGGTCTAA
- a CDS encoding outer membrane lipoprotein carrier protein LolA, with protein MVTTFGKGLAFFLLGILTAAQGFSPEFSEAGQAAEISVPEILSKMENTYRTLSAYTADFTQWTTSVASSGATTKAHGVFYYQKPYRMRWEYEAPDRQIFVAFKDTAWLYIPEDRQISLLEMKELLQSPVMRTFFEGVVQLKENFQATLDAASASEETAVLRLTPKQEDPNVRDLRVWVDTTAYTITEIEAHDALGNINRIQFHNQKYVPNLPKELFAFNPDETVVVLDPSGRKLHPEEIGAIKRRLGD; from the coding sequence ATGGTGACAACTTTTGGCAAAGGCCTGGCATTTTTCCTGCTGGGAATCTTGACCGCCGCTCAAGGTTTTTCGCCTGAATTTTCGGAAGCCGGTCAGGCCGCGGAGATCAGTGTCCCTGAAATTCTTTCCAAGATGGAAAACACGTACAGGACCCTATCGGCCTATACGGCCGATTTTACGCAATGGACCACATCGGTGGCGAGTTCAGGAGCCACCACGAAAGCTCACGGGGTTTTTTACTATCAAAAACCTTACCGCATGCGCTGGGAATACGAAGCGCCAGATCGTCAGATCTTTGTCGCCTTTAAGGACACAGCTTGGCTGTATATTCCTGAAGACCGCCAAATATCCCTGTTGGAAATGAAAGAACTGCTGCAATCCCCTGTGATGCGCACTTTCTTTGAGGGCGTGGTCCAACTGAAAGAAAATTTTCAGGCGACTCTGGACGCAGCCTCGGCCTCGGAAGAGACCGCCGTGTTACGCCTGACCCCCAAACAGGAAGATCCCAATGTAAGGGATCTGCGCGTCTGGGTGGACACCACCGCATACACTATCACTGAAATCGAAGCCCATGATGCCTTGGGCAACATCAATCGCATTCAATTTCACAATCAGAAATACGTTCCCAACCTGCCCAAGGAACTTTTTGCTTTTAATCCGGATGAGACCGTCGTTGTCTTGGATCCGTCCGGAAGAAAACTGCATCCCGAAGAGATCGGCGCCATCAAGCGTCGACTTGGAGATTAA